DNA from Pseudomonadales bacterium:
GCAAAAGCCACCATGCCTAGCAGCAAAATACCGAGCGTATTCAAATCTAAAAATTTATCAGCACTCAGCTTTGAGCCAACTGACAAGCCCAAAAATATAGTTGTTACATTGATTAAGGCATTTTGCGCGGTATCGGATAAACGATCTACCACGCCACACTCTTTCATCAAATTGCCAAAGCAGAACATGCCTAATAGCGGTGCGGCGTCCGGCAATACTAAGGCAACCAGCACCAATAGACTGATAGGGAATAAGATTTTTTCACGCTTTGATACCACGCGAAGCTGTACCATTTCGATTTTACGCTCAGCCTCATTGGTAAATAACTTCATAATGGGTGGCTGAATCATCGGCACTAGCGCCATATACGAATATGCCGCTACGGCAATCGCACCCAATAAATGTGGCGCCAGTAATGACGACACATAAATAGCGGTAGGGCCATCGGCGCCACCGATAATGCCTATCGCGGCTGCATCTGCCAGGCTGAAATTCATGATGCCCAATGACGACATTCCGACTGCACCCAGCACAGTCGCAAAGATGCCAAACTGAGCCGCAGCACCTAAAAATAAGGTTTTCGGATTGGCCAGCAAGGGACCAAAGTCCGTCATTGCCCCTACTCCCATAAAAATAACCAGCGGAGCAACCGTGCTACCAATCGCCACCGAATAAAAATTATATAGGGTGCCATTGCTGAAGCCCGCGTCTGCGGCAATTTGCTGCACCGATAATAGCGCGGCCTTGGGTGCCGTGGCATAAGCCTGCTTCAAATTTTCAACATTCGGCTCAGCAACATTCAGCGCCGCAGCAAGTGCAGCCCAAACATCGGTGTCAGCAGCATAAATCGCATTTTCAACGGCAGAAAACGCCATACCAACGCCAGGGATATTGGCCATAATGCCGCCAAAGCCAATTGGCACAAGCAATAAGGGTTCAAACTGCTTATTAATTGCAAGAAACAGTAAAATAAAGCACACCAGCATCATCACAAACTGGCCGCCGGTTAACTGAGCCGCACCAGAGTTGGCCCATAAAGACAGTAACGATTCCATGACCTACCCTTAAGCTATTGCAATCAACTGATCGCCAACCGAGACCGCATCGCCTTCTTTAACCGCCACTGCTGAAACAGTGCCTGCCCTGGGCGCTCTAACTTCGGTCTCCATTTTCATGGCTTCGAGAATCACAATCACATCACCTTGTTGCACTTGTTGCCCAACGGCAACGGGCACTTTAAAGATATTGCCGGCAAGTGGTGCATTTACCGGTTCGCCAGCAGCATCAGCTGATCCTGCAGCAGGTGCTGCCGGTGCTGAAGGCGCAGCAAGCGTTTGTCCGCTGGGCGCCAGCGCAGCAATATCGCCGCCCTCGGCAACCTGAACCACATAACTTTGGCCAGCGACGGTTACGGTATAGACTTCTTCAGCAGTCGAGCTTTGTGCCACTGTTGGCGCCAC
Protein-coding regions in this window:
- a CDS encoding sodium ion-translocating decarboxylase subunit beta; this translates as MESLLSLWANSGAAQLTGGQFVMMLVCFILLFLAINKQFEPLLLVPIGFGGIMANIPGVGMAFSAVENAIYAADTDVWAALAAALNVAEPNVENLKQAYATAPKAALLSVQQIAADAGFSNGTLYNFYSVAIGSTVAPLVIFMGVGAMTDFGPLLANPKTLFLGAAAQFGIFATVLGAVGMSSLGIMNFSLADAAAIGIIGGADGPTAIYVSSLLAPHLLGAIAVAAYSYMALVPMIQPPIMKLFTNEAERKIEMVQLRVVSKREKILFPISLLVLVALVLPDAAPLLGMFCFGNLMKECGVVDRLSDTAQNALINVTTIFLGLSVGSKLSADKFLDLNTLGILLLGMVAFAIGTACGVLMAKFMNLFSQHKVNPLIGSAGVSAVPMAARVSNKVGLEANPQNFLLMHAMGPNVAGVIGSAVAAGVMINLVGG